From the Oryzias latipes chromosome 22, ASM223467v1 genome, one window contains:
- the c22h2orf71 gene encoding uncharacterized protein C2orf71 homolog — MGCAPSKGNNFGNLTVMRKGRMLPPVPQEAPADLQFEDKDTHNSTGSKNKNIKERKGAGGFQVSQIEAQMTPQRKIQGAELENADSVNMNKSESQTMEKNTASLKREKHTEKEDLADKKSGKKTKKNAKCAKAPKRKDKDKDKMYANQKVDFPEPLVKAHQAAYAFLNPSIQKYDIVLGLLEQATQTQVSIQPMVAFMALRYEEIIQGLEEIADEGEKVFKEYGEQLAWPTQMKNLSSSSLLKSGSVSSQPPPDLLQQLLQYTTQRMRNVCQTVSGLGDSALEEAVEYFTSVSDLLEEKLKIKRAAEARLMQVLTRIEMASLRKPGPEDSALFSEDSGIGAENESLAGSEKRHRRGSCGSTGTNQSTVSSIEYTVSTVGLPRQKRCNQISPSLSLASLNSVGSACTLMPNGQEYSLLGSISLDDGEEDENEEVDRGVEDVKVAFRMKSNSSPVRGENHPSRLPAKRIENPQNVDMTLKMKNAISGRIQFVSKQNTTAKEKVARNPKASGHEWTDEVQSPKRPQTAALVRRAVVKKRSTTREQRSRSAESLRSKGEDPTLLELERTQKNLSQRLQKMSKTKVEGNSKIGLCKQTQGNSPAQSPAINRKLPSVGKDCVSQKCNQKASPPNCQTKKEKLVKTEVEKQTKDEKAPRVPYKATPPPSPPSSPRTSGFHRGRNSVKKLIDTFSQGLEEGEGPKSLGPLKSIQRCGVPVLPGLGNVEAVLSSGLTSCRPDPIASVKTDDLDVNNLPPPPLEVLLDNSFENAQSGSAAGGDCASKVGKSPVLKRAAVSQRLRASVQSVTVLPSKGGLPQLSNVISPDKVNRQDCSASLKINQPDVQSGDDQQTETNCLHQKEAKIIPVQQPLNTNSERLPTNSATMSNSLEESSDTQHLSKLSESGPNTDASTVPVFSENTNQPFTLPTGSKGRMLPSTPSTPSSLPRRFQSNSTFKRQPTPPSPASPTSDRTFSTPSSAQRRLPTPPTLKQNALNSVTTPSHSFKAPSPPASPRVQRLSRENSSEDLSSFRTFSNARSVFCPVSPSLFEAQPCSVPKPPQAWASTRVSFLSNKWGGRGRFPVCVQGPRPFVRRTQSDRRPSLSVPQRPESKSAAETFGSEPSICSKGLEDESTTDSELWGSQSDLRATPRSASHPDLCVVGHALHRD, encoded by the exons ATGGGTTGTGCGCCATCAAAAGGGAACAATTTTGGCAATTTGACTGTAATGAGAAAGGGGAGAATGCTACCACCGGTACCTCAAGAGGCCCCAGCAGATCTCCAATTTGAAGATAAAGACACACATAATTCAACTGGatcaaaaaataagaatataaaagagagaaaaggcgCCGGGGGTTTCCAGGTATCTCAGATAGAGGCACAAATGACTCCCCAAAGAAAGATACAAGGAGCTGAACTGGAAAATGCAGATTCTGTGAACATGAATAAGTCTGAAAGTcaaacaatggaaaaaaacacagcttcATTAAAAAGGGAGAAACATACTGAAAAGGAGGATTTAGCAGACAAAAAGtctggcaaaaaaacaaagaaaaatgccaaatgtgcaaaagctccaaaaagaaaagataaagacaaagacaaaatgtaTGCAAATCAAAAAGTTGACTTTCCAGAACCTTTAGTAAAAGCTCACCAAGCCGCTTATGCCTTTTTGAATCCAAGCATACAGAAATATGACATTGTTCTTGGACTTCTGGAACAAGCCACCCAGACTCAAGTTTCCATTCAGCCAATGGTGGCCTTCATGGCTTTACGCTATGAGGAAATAATTCAGGGACTTGAAGAGATTGCAGATGAAGGAGAAAAAGTCTTTAAAGAATATGGAGAGCAACTTGCTTGGccaacacaaatgaaaaacctctcatcctcctctcttttaAAGTCTGGCTCTGTAAGCTCACAACCCCCACCAgacctgctgcagcagctgctccagtACACCACACAGAGAATGAGAAACGTGTGTCAGACTGTCAGTGGACTTGGAGACTCTGCTTTGGAAGAGGCAGTAGAGTACTTTACTTCAGTGTCAGACCTTCTAGAAGAGAAACTGAAAATCAAGCGAGCAGCGGAGGCTAGATTAATGCAAGTCTTAACTCGTATTGAAATGGCTTCCCTGCGCAAGCCTGGGCCAGAAGATTCTGCTCTGTTCAGTGAGGACAGCGGAATTGGTGCAGAGAATGAGTCCTTGGCTGGTTCTGAAAAACGGCATAGACGAGGGAGCTGTGGGTCCACTGGAACAAATCAATCTACTGTCAGTTCTATTGAGTATACTGTGAGCACCGTAGGACTGCCAAGGCAAAAACGATGTAATCAAATTAGTCCAAGTCTTTCCCTTGCCTCACTTAACTCGGTTGGTTCGGCATGTACTTTAATGCCCAATGGCCAAGAATATTCATTGCTTGGATCAATCTCCCTTGATGATGGGGAGGAGGATGAAAATGAAGAGGTGGACAGAGGAGTGGAAGATGTTAAAGTAGCATTTAGAATGAAGTCCAATTCTTCCCCTGTCCGGGGGGAAAACCATCCAAGCCGCTTACCCGCAAAGCGCATAGAAAACCCCCAAAATGTAGACATGAcgcttaaaatgaaaaatgccataagTGGAAGGATACAGtttgtttcaaaacaaaacactacTGCCAAAGAAAAAGTAGCGCGCAACCCTAAAGCAAGTGGCCATGAGTGGACAGATGAGGTACAATCTCCAAAAAGGCCGCAGACAGCAGCTCTTGTTCGGAGAGCTGTTGTGAAAAAGAGGAGTACAACCAGAGAACAACGTTCTCGCTCAGCGGAATCCCTTAGGAGCAAAGGAGAAGATCCCACATTGCTAGAATTAGAGAGAACTCAAAAGAATCTGAGCCAGAGATTACAAAAGATGAGTAAAACTAAGGTGGAAGGGAACTCAAAGATTGGGCTATGCAAACAAACTCAAGGAAACTCACCGGCTCAATCTCCAGCAATAAATCGCAAGCTTCCTTCAGTAGGTAAGGACTGTGTTTCTCAGAAATGTAACCAAAAAGCAAGCCCCCCAAACTGTCAGACCAAAAAGGAAAAGCTAGTTAAAACAGAAGTAGAAAAACAAACGAAAGATGAGAAAGCTCCCAGGGTTCCCTATAAAGCCACCCCACCACCTAGCCCTCCATCATCACCACGGACATCAGGCTTCCACAGAGGAAGAAACTCGGTTAAAAAACTGATTGACACATTCAGCCAAGGATTAGAAGAAGGTGAAGGTCCTAAAAGTCTTGGGCCTCTAAAAAGTATACAGAGGTGTGGCGTTCCAGTCTTGCCAGGTTTAGGGAATGTTGAAGCTGTACTCAGTTCTGGGTTAACCAGCTGTAGGCCTGATCCTATTGCATCAGTGAAAACTGATGATTTAGATGTAAATAatcttcctccacctccactGGAAGTATTACTGGATAATTCTTTTGAAAATGCCCAGAGCGgatcagcagcaggaggagactgTGCTTCAAAGGTAGGGAAGTCACCTGTGTTAAAAAGGGCGGCAGTATCACAAAGACTAAGAGCCTCAGTTCAGTCGGTGACAGTGCTACCAAGCAAGGGAGGCTTGCCGCAATTATCCAATGTAATTTCTCCTGATAAAGTGAATCGACAAGACTGTTCTGCTTCATTGAAGATCAATCAACCAGATGTACAGTCAGGGGATGATCAGCAGACGGAAACTAACTGCTTGCACCAGAAGGAAGCAAAGATAATACCTGTACAGCAACCTTTAAATACAAATTCGGAGAGATTGCCGACAAATTCTGCAACAATGTCCAACAGTTTAGAAGAATCATCAGACACACAGCATCTGAGCAAACTTTCAGAGTCTGGACCAAACACGGATGCATCTACAGTGCCTGTCTTTTCAGAAAATACCAACCAACCATTCACCCTCCCAACTGGCTCCAAGGGAAGAATGTTACCTTCCACTCCTTCCACACCAAGCAGTTTACCAAGAAGATTTCAGAGCAACAGCACTTTTAAAAGGCAACCAACACCGCCCTCACCAGCAAGCCCCACGTCTGACAGAACTTTTTCTACTCCATCATCTGCCCAGAGAAGGCTTCCCACCCCACCAACCTTGAAACAAAATGCACTGAACTCTGTTACAACCCCATCACACAGTTTTAAGGCCCCATCTCCACCAGCATCTCCAAGAGTGCAAAGACTGTCAAGGGAGAATAGTAGTGAAGACTTGTCCAGTTTTCGGACATTCAGTAATGCGCGTTCCGTCTTCTGTCCCGTCTCTCCGTCCCTTTTTGAGGCTCAGCCTTGTTCAGTTCCCAAGCCGCCTCAAGCGTGGGCTTCAACCAGAGTCTCTTTCCTGTCAAATAAATGGGGTGGTCGGGGCAGGTTCCCTGTGTGTGTCCAAGGACCTCGACCCTTTGTCCGACGCACCCAGTCAGATCGAAGACCAAGTCTAAGTGTGCCTCAGCGACCTGAAAGCAAATCTGCAGCTGAGACATTTGGAAGCGAGCCATCTATATGTTCAAAAGG GTTAGAGGACGAGTCAACCACTGACAGTGAGTTGTGGGGTAGCCAATCAGACCTCAGAGCAACTCCTCGCTCTGCGTCACATCCAGACCTGTGTGTTGTTGGACATGCCTTACACAGGGACTGA